In Heliomicrobium gestii, a single genomic region encodes these proteins:
- a CDS encoding indolepyruvate oxidoreductase subunit beta, translating to MKTGMNILLVGVGGQGTILASKILSHVALAQGWDVKMSEIHGMAQRGGSVVTQVRLGEKVHSPIIEPGEADVIVAFEKLEAFRWTHMLRPGGAMIVNDQKIEPLPVLIGAAAYPEEIIESIGQRVGRLTVVPALDLATKLGNPKAANVVLMGVLASVMDIPRETWEAALEARVPARFLELNQRAFAAGFETK from the coding sequence ATGAAAACGGGAATGAACATCCTTCTCGTCGGCGTGGGCGGCCAGGGCACCATCCTCGCTTCCAAGATCCTCAGCCATGTAGCCCTGGCCCAGGGCTGGGATGTCAAGATGTCCGAGATTCACGGCATGGCCCAGCGCGGCGGTTCCGTCGTCACCCAGGTCCGCCTCGGGGAAAAGGTCCATTCGCCGATCATCGAGCCCGGTGAGGCCGATGTCATCGTAGCCTTTGAAAAACTGGAAGCCTTCCGCTGGACCCACATGCTGCGCCCCGGCGGCGCCATGATCGTCAACGATCAGAAAATCGAGCCCCTGCCGGTCCTGATCGGCGCAGCCGCCTATCCGGAAGAGATCATCGAATCCATCGGCCAGCGCGTCGGACGCTTGACCGTCGTCCCCGCCCTGGATTTGGCGACGAAACTCGGCAACCCGAAGGCGGCCAACGTGGTCCTTATGGGTGTCCTCGCCTCGGTCATGGACATCCCCCGCGAGACCTGGGAGGCGGCGCTTGAAGCCCGCGTGCCCGCCCGTTTCCTGGAACTCAACCAGCGGGCCTTTGCGGCGGGATTTGAGACAAAATAA
- a CDS encoding helix-turn-helix transcriptional regulator: MFEDAQKVSSVFADRTRFSIYQYIVNHPNATCTVKEIAQEFSIHPNVARLHLSKLEEIGLLESGWDHQSMPGRPGRVYSLRKKAITLHFPPREYQLLCDLTLDALDEVGAAGMAALNKVGRAHGVRLAQGLQSNSSAGSSSASTGNAAGATHGNASPEGAFDAMLTIESLAISAVTRNETGAIIRLRNCPFRESAERRHHLTCPLHRAILSGVWETLFEPAVLASLSCQALGDACCEIGVHPGSQSEAVGEEVGA; encoded by the coding sequence GTGTTCGAGGATGCTCAAAAGGTCAGTTCTGTTTTTGCCGACAGAACTCGTTTCTCTATCTATCAATATATTGTCAACCACCCAAACGCGACCTGCACGGTCAAGGAGATCGCCCAGGAATTCTCCATTCACCCGAACGTCGCCCGTTTGCATCTGTCGAAGTTGGAAGAGATCGGGCTGCTCGAATCGGGTTGGGATCACCAGTCCATGCCAGGACGGCCGGGGCGGGTTTATTCCCTGCGCAAAAAGGCGATTACACTCCACTTTCCGCCCCGCGAGTACCAGTTGCTCTGCGACCTCACGCTGGATGCCCTCGACGAAGTCGGGGCCGCCGGTATGGCGGCGTTGAACAAGGTGGGGCGCGCCCACGGGGTGCGGCTGGCGCAAGGGCTCCAGTCAAACAGTTCCGCCGGCAGCAGTTCCGCTTCCACCGGCAACGCCGCTGGCGCGACCCATGGCAACGCGAGCCCGGAGGGCGCCTTCGACGCGATGCTCACCATCGAATCGCTGGCGATCTCTGCCGTCACGCGCAACGAAACCGGCGCGATCATCCGCCTGCGCAATTGTCCCTTCCGGGAATCGGCGGAGCGTCGCCATCACCTGACCTGTCCCCTGCACCGCGCCATCCTGAGCGGTGTCTGGGAGACGCTCTTCGAGCCGGCCGTCTTGGCGTCCCTATCGTGCCAAGCCTTGGGGGACGCCTGCTGCGAGATCGGCGTGCATCCCGGCAGTCAAAGCGAAGCTGTGGGCGAGGAAGTGGGCGCATAA
- a CDS encoding HyaD/HybD family hydrogenase maturation endopeptidase — protein sequence MEKKQDKERKIIIMGLGNLLFTDEGLGVHAIRRMEAGYDFAPEVELIDGGTLGLLLLDHLEEASHFLCIDAVNAGKAPGTLVRLEKEQLPSYLGVKMSQHQMGFQEVLALANLRGTLPAEMVLIGVQPESLEWGTELSPTVAAVLPGVIEAALEQLVHWGLPATPKP from the coding sequence ATGGAAAAAAAGCAAGATAAAGAAAGAAAGATCATTATCATGGGCCTCGGCAATCTCCTCTTTACCGATGAGGGCCTCGGTGTTCACGCCATTCGCCGGATGGAAGCCGGCTATGATTTCGCGCCCGAAGTGGAGTTGATCGACGGCGGGACGCTTGGTCTCTTGCTGTTGGATCACCTGGAAGAGGCGAGCCACTTTCTCTGCATTGACGCCGTGAACGCCGGCAAAGCGCCCGGTACCCTTGTCCGCTTGGAAAAGGAACAACTGCCCAGTTACCTGGGGGTAAAGATGTCCCAGCACCAGATGGGCTTTCAGGAGGTGCTGGCCCTGGCTAACCTGCGCGGGACGCTGCCCGCCGAGATGGTCCTCATCGGCGTCCAACCGGAAAGCCTGGAGTGGGGAACAGAACTGTCACCGACCGTAGCCGCCGTTCTGCCCGGTGTGATCGAGGCGGCGCTGGAACAACTGGTGCACTGGGGCCTTCCGGCGACGCCGAAGCCATAA
- the icd gene encoding isocitrate dehydrogenase (NADP(+)) yields MAEYKYAKVPATGETIGFAEGKLQVPDQPIIPFIEGDGTGPDIWRASQAVFDAAVEKAYGGQKRIAWMEVYAGEKAKNNVDTWLPDETVEAFKEFRVGIKGPLTTPVGGGFRSLNVTLRQVMDLYACVRPVRYFNGVPSPVKAPEKVDMVIFRENTEDVYAGLEWKAGSAEAQKAAEFFRNELGVKILREGTALGLKPMSEFGCKRLIRKAIQYAIDNKRKSVTLVHKGNIMKFTEGAFKDWGYELAAAEFAELTITEAALWDNYGGNVPEGKIVIKDRIADNMFQQILLRPDEYDVIATTNLNGDYLSDALAAQVGGLGMAPGGNLSDAYAVFEATHGTAPKYAGLDKVNPGSVILSGVMMLEHLGWQEAADRIVKGLQKAIEDKVVTYDLARQIAGAREVKASEFAQAVIERM; encoded by the coding sequence ATGGCAGAGTACAAATACGCAAAGGTTCCGGCGACAGGGGAGACCATCGGCTTCGCCGAAGGGAAACTGCAAGTGCCGGATCAGCCCATCATCCCTTTCATCGAAGGCGACGGCACCGGTCCCGATATCTGGCGCGCCTCGCAGGCCGTCTTTGACGCCGCTGTGGAAAAAGCCTACGGCGGCCAAAAGCGCATCGCCTGGATGGAGGTCTATGCCGGCGAAAAGGCCAAAAACAACGTTGACACCTGGCTGCCCGACGAAACCGTTGAAGCCTTCAAAGAGTTCCGCGTCGGCATCAAGGGTCCCCTGACGACGCCTGTCGGCGGCGGCTTTCGTTCGCTGAACGTCACCCTGCGTCAGGTCATGGACCTCTACGCCTGCGTCCGCCCGGTGCGCTACTTCAACGGCGTGCCGAGCCCTGTCAAGGCGCCGGAAAAGGTTGACATGGTCATCTTCCGGGAAAACACGGAAGACGTCTATGCCGGTCTTGAATGGAAGGCCGGTTCGGCGGAAGCCCAGAAGGCCGCCGAGTTCTTCCGCAACGAATTGGGCGTCAAGATCCTCAGAGAGGGCACCGCCCTCGGCTTAAAACCCATGTCCGAGTTCGGCTGCAAGCGCCTGATCCGCAAAGCCATCCAATACGCCATCGACAACAAGCGCAAGAGTGTCACCCTCGTCCACAAGGGCAACATCATGAAATTCACCGAAGGCGCCTTCAAGGACTGGGGCTACGAACTGGCGGCAGCCGAGTTCGCCGAACTAACCATCACTGAGGCGGCGCTCTGGGACAATTACGGCGGCAACGTCCCCGAAGGCAAGATCGTCATCAAGGACCGCATCGCCGATAACATGTTCCAGCAGATCCTGCTCCGCCCTGACGAATACGATGTCATCGCCACGACCAACCTCAACGGCGACTACCTCTCCGACGCCTTGGCCGCACAGGTCGGCGGTCTGGGGATGGCGCCCGGCGGCAACCTCTCCGACGCCTACGCCGTCTTCGAAGCCACCCACGGCACGGCGCCCAAGTATGCCGGACTGGATAAAGTCAACCCCGGATCGGTCATCCTATCCGGTGTAATGATGCTCGAACACCTCGGTTGGCAAGAAGCGGCCGACCGGATCGTCAAGGGCCTCCAAAAGGCCATCGAGGACAAAGTTGTCACCTATGACCTGGCCCGTCAGATCGCCGGCGCCAGGGAAGTGAAGGCGTCAGAATTCGCCCAGGCGGTCATCGAACGGATGTAA
- a CDS encoding hydrogenase small subunit, with protein MAKEETYYQYLERRGVSRRDFLKFCTVMAASLGLSAGSVPKIAEALETKKRIPVIWRHLVECTCCTESFIRSHHPIAADILLNMISLDYDETLMVAAGERAEEAARKSMEENKGNYILAVEGAVSTKDGGIYCVLGGRSSVEILKEEAKNAKAIIAWGSCAVNGCIAAANPNPSGSVPVQEIIKDKPIINVPGCPPIAEVMAGVITHLLTFDRLPELDREGRPKAFYGHRIHDKCNRRAYFDAGMFVESFDDEGAKQGWCLYKVGCKGPNTYNSCANMQWNGGVSYDIKSGHPCIGCSEKGFWDNTGGESFYTHLAEVPGMHIGMNVDKFGVAAVGAAAVGAAVHAGFSAFTKKAQDKAAKGGSDKDSLGG; from the coding sequence ATGGCAAAAGAGGAAACTTATTACCAGTACCTGGAGCGCCGCGGCGTCAGCCGGCGGGACTTCCTCAAGTTTTGCACGGTCATGGCGGCTTCTCTCGGATTGAGCGCCGGATCGGTTCCCAAAATTGCCGAGGCCTTAGAGACGAAGAAACGTATCCCCGTTATCTGGCGTCATTTGGTCGAATGCACCTGCTGCACCGAATCGTTCATCCGCTCTCACCACCCCATTGCCGCTGATATCCTGCTGAACATGATCTCCCTCGACTATGACGAGACCCTGATGGTCGCTGCGGGCGAGCGAGCCGAAGAGGCTGCCCGCAAAAGCATGGAAGAGAACAAGGGCAACTACATCCTGGCCGTCGAGGGGGCCGTCTCGACGAAAGATGGCGGCATCTACTGCGTCCTGGGGGGCCGATCCTCCGTTGAGATCCTCAAAGAAGAAGCCAAGAACGCCAAGGCGATCATCGCTTGGGGTTCCTGCGCCGTCAACGGCTGCATCGCCGCCGCCAACCCCAACCCTTCCGGCTCCGTTCCGGTGCAGGAGATCATCAAGGACAAACCCATCATCAACGTGCCGGGCTGCCCCCCCATCGCCGAGGTGATGGCTGGCGTGATCACCCACCTGCTCACCTTCGATCGCCTGCCGGAACTGGACCGCGAAGGCCGGCCCAAAGCCTTCTACGGCCATCGCATTCATGACAAGTGTAACCGCCGCGCCTATTTCGATGCGGGGATGTTTGTGGAATCCTTTGACGACGAAGGGGCCAAGCAGGGCTGGTGCCTCTACAAGGTCGGCTGCAAAGGGCCGAACACCTACAACTCCTGCGCCAACATGCAGTGGAACGGCGGTGTCAGCTATGACATCAAGTCCGGCCACCCCTGTATTGGCTGCTCGGAGAAAGGGTTCTGGGACAACACGGGCGGCGAGTCCTTCTACACCCACCTGGCCGAAGTGCCGGGCATGCACATCGGTATGAATGTCGATAAGTTTGGTGTTGCCGCTGTCGGGGCCGCCGCTGTGGGCGCCGCCGTGCACGCCGGCTTCTCCGCCTTTACCAAAAAGGCTCAAGACAAGGCGGCCAAAGGCGGCAGCGACAAAGATTCTCTGGGAGGTTGA
- a CDS encoding MerR family transcriptional regulator, which yields MSTKDHGFYNIKAVEKMTGVAAGTLRVWEHRYQVIQPDRNKAGYRVYSQEDVQTIQWLAQQVKNGVTIGQAVKMLHQHDVLRPISPLVDTGKDALGELHRRIVLALDDYDEQKASAAMEEALSLFSMERVAVELILPILQELGERWARRELSVAHEHFASNFFRARLAAMLCALPANRDLPLVLAACVSGEHHDLGLLIFSIYLRRRGFRVIYLGQDLPTDDLYEVVGELRPRIVSLSVGSRLLVPEVLLIHDQLKDMSKRGAFPMRVCIGGRGLDYDMEAQEHLKGAYVAGSIESWDNWLRALD from the coding sequence ATGAGTACAAAGGATCACGGCTTTTACAACATCAAAGCAGTGGAGAAGATGACCGGCGTAGCCGCCGGGACCCTTCGCGTGTGGGAACACCGGTATCAGGTCATCCAGCCGGATCGCAACAAGGCGGGATACCGGGTGTACTCCCAAGAGGACGTGCAGACCATCCAGTGGTTGGCCCAGCAGGTCAAAAACGGCGTGACCATCGGACAGGCCGTCAAGATGCTGCACCAGCACGATGTCCTGCGTCCCATCAGCCCGCTGGTGGACACCGGCAAAGATGCCCTCGGTGAACTCCATCGTCGCATCGTCCTGGCCCTTGACGATTATGACGAGCAAAAGGCGAGCGCCGCCATGGAGGAGGCCTTGAGTCTCTTCAGCATGGAGCGCGTCGCTGTGGAACTGATCCTGCCCATCCTGCAGGAACTGGGTGAACGCTGGGCGCGCCGCGAGCTTTCCGTCGCCCACGAGCACTTTGCCTCCAACTTCTTCCGTGCCCGCTTGGCCGCCATGCTCTGCGCCCTGCCGGCCAACCGCGACCTGCCCCTTGTCCTGGCCGCTTGCGTCTCCGGCGAGCACCATGACCTGGGCCTGCTGATCTTCTCGATCTACCTGCGCCGTCGTGGGTTCCGCGTCATCTACCTGGGTCAGGATCTGCCCACCGATGACCTCTACGAGGTGGTCGGTGAACTGCGCCCGCGCATTGTCTCCCTCTCCGTCGGATCGCGGTTGCTGGTGCCCGAAGTGCTCCTGATTCACGATCAACTCAAAGACATGTCCAAACGGGGCGCCTTCCCGATGCGCGTTTGCATCGGCGGACGCGGCCTCGATTACGACATGGAAGCGCAGGAACACTTAAAAGGCGCCTATGTGGCCGGGTCCATTGAGTCCTGGGACAATTGGCTCCGGGCCCTTGACTGA
- the mdh gene encoding malate dehydrogenase gives MARKKITIIGAGNVGATAAHWAASKELGDIVLLDIMEGIPQGKGLDLMEASPVEGFDCNILGTNNYADTANSDVIVITAGIARKPGMSRDDLIATNTKIVADCAKKAAEQSPNSIIIIVSNPLDAMTYVAQKASGFPTNRVFGMSGILDAARFKTFIAMEMGCSVKDVSTILLGGHGDDMVPLPSYTFIGGIPIRQLLPEEKIQAMVDRARKGGAEIVGYLKTGSAYYAPSASVIQMVGAILKDQKRVLPVAAYLNGEYGYEGIYTSVPVMLGANGVEKVFEIELTDEEKLLLAKSVDSVKSLIKVTGM, from the coding sequence ATGGCACGCAAGAAGATTACCATCATCGGTGCAGGCAACGTCGGCGCCACCGCCGCCCACTGGGCAGCTTCCAAAGAACTGGGGGACATCGTGCTCCTTGACATCATGGAAGGGATCCCCCAAGGCAAAGGTCTTGACCTGATGGAAGCCTCCCCCGTCGAAGGGTTTGACTGCAACATCCTCGGCACCAACAACTACGCCGACACGGCCAACTCCGACGTCATCGTCATCACCGCCGGTATCGCCCGCAAACCGGGCATGAGCCGTGACGACCTGATCGCCACCAACACCAAAATCGTCGCCGATTGCGCCAAGAAAGCGGCCGAGCAATCGCCCAATTCGATCATCATCATCGTCTCCAACCCCCTCGACGCCATGACCTACGTGGCGCAAAAAGCCTCCGGCTTCCCGACCAACCGCGTCTTCGGCATGTCCGGCATCCTGGACGCCGCCCGCTTCAAGACCTTCATCGCCATGGAGATGGGCTGCTCTGTCAAGGACGTATCGACCATCCTCCTCGGCGGCCATGGCGACGACATGGTGCCCCTGCCCAGCTACACCTTTATCGGCGGCATCCCCATCCGGCAACTGCTGCCCGAAGAAAAGATTCAGGCCATGGTTGACCGCGCCCGCAAAGGCGGCGCTGAGATCGTGGGCTACCTGAAGACCGGCTCGGCCTACTATGCTCCCTCCGCCTCGGTTATCCAGATGGTCGGAGCCATCCTGAAAGACCAGAAGCGCGTCCTGCCTGTCGCCGCCTACCTGAACGGCGAATATGGCTATGAAGGCATCTACACCAGCGTGCCCGTCATGCTCGGCGCCAACGGTGTGGAAAAGGTCTTCGAGATCGAACTGACCGATGAGGAGAAACTGCTCCTGGCGAAGTCCGTCGATTCCGTGAAGAGCCTGATCAAAGTCACGGGTATGTAA
- a CDS encoding hydrogenase maturation nickel metallochaperone HypA/HybF, whose translation MHEMALMESLVDVLAREADRHNIARIKKVKLTVGALTHALPDALQFAFTVLREQPLFAPEAELEIEERETRGRCGSCGVEFAVEGNFGFLCPDCGGFAIEIIQGRELQIDYFEGD comes from the coding sequence ATGCACGAAATGGCGCTCATGGAAAGTCTCGTCGATGTGCTGGCTCGCGAAGCGGACCGGCACAACATCGCCCGGATCAAGAAGGTCAAGCTCACTGTCGGCGCCTTGACCCACGCCCTGCCCGATGCGCTCCAATTCGCCTTCACTGTCCTGCGGGAACAACCCCTCTTTGCCCCGGAGGCGGAACTCGAGATCGAGGAACGGGAGACACGGGGGCGCTGCGGCAGTTGCGGCGTCGAGTTTGCCGTCGAAGGGAACTTTGGCTTTCTCTGTCCCGATTGCGGCGGCTTTGCCATCGAGATCATCCAGGGCCGGGAGTTGCAAATCGACTACTTTGAGGGTGATTGA
- a CDS encoding PIG-L deacetylase family protein, with amino-acid sequence MNKEEQFAGKTLMAILAHPDDESFGMGGTLARYKALGARTVLVCATRGEAGKCGDPPLCEPADLGSVREEETRRACAVLQVDELHFLDYRDQDTNIAPPAEIVDKIVALIWRYQPDSIVTFGPDGLSGHKDHTTMGHYATMAYLLSGSKAQFYFLCLHPGIVARMGRGFARPSEQIHTAVPVRDYLQQKRDAVFCHQTQIGSIRRIGYLSEPSPIDDPDLDQLRSFEYYHQVFPLRPLRQAGEAMTQELF; translated from the coding sequence TTGAATAAGGAAGAACAGTTTGCAGGCAAGACGCTGATGGCGATTCTGGCGCACCCCGATGACGAATCCTTCGGGATGGGCGGAACCTTGGCGCGTTACAAAGCCCTGGGGGCCCGGACGGTGCTCGTCTGCGCGACCCGCGGCGAAGCGGGCAAATGCGGCGATCCGCCGCTCTGCGAGCCGGCCGACCTGGGCAGCGTGCGCGAGGAGGAGACCCGCCGGGCTTGCGCCGTCCTGCAGGTGGACGAACTGCATTTTCTCGATTACCGCGATCAGGATACGAACATCGCTCCGCCGGCGGAGATCGTCGATAAAATCGTGGCCCTGATTTGGCGATATCAGCCCGACAGCATTGTGACCTTTGGCCCCGATGGCCTGTCTGGGCACAAAGACCACACCACCATGGGCCACTATGCGACGATGGCTTATCTGCTCAGCGGCAGCAAAGCCCAGTTCTATTTTCTCTGTCTTCATCCCGGCATCGTCGCCCGGATGGGGCGGGGGTTTGCCCGTCCCAGCGAGCAGATCCATACGGCCGTGCCGGTGCGGGACTACCTGCAGCAGAAGCGCGACGCCGTCTTTTGCCACCAAACGCAGATCGGATCGATCCGGCGCATCGGTTATCTCAGCGAGCCTTCCCCCATCGACGATCCGGATTTGGATCAACTGCGTTCCTTTGAGTACTATCATCAAGTCTTCCCCTTGCGGCCGCTCCGGCAGGCCGGCGAGGCGATGACGCAGGAACTTTTCTAG
- the cybH gene encoding Ni/Fe-hydrogenase, b-type cytochrome subunit produces MEAMKSGLRCLQTVYVWELPVRFYHWVNALCIVILMATGLYIGNPVLKPMAVNGEATTVFWMGKSFMWHIAAGYVFIAAYHFRLYWAFVGNEYARSHHWPWQKEFWLEFFDVLLSYLFLKHHHDEHLGHNPVANLAYFGFIMVGSVFMSITGLAMYGELHPNGLVGSAFGWVFTLLGQSFTVHMMHRMMAWGIVAFVIVHLYLSIRHDMFARNGTLSSMVSGYKFDCHDNGNA; encoded by the coding sequence ATGGAAGCTATGAAATCGGGCCTGCGCTGCTTGCAGACAGTCTATGTGTGGGAACTGCCGGTTCGGTTCTACCACTGGGTGAACGCCCTCTGCATCGTCATCCTGATGGCGACAGGTCTTTACATCGGCAACCCCGTCCTCAAGCCGATGGCCGTCAACGGCGAGGCGACGACCGTCTTTTGGATGGGCAAATCCTTTATGTGGCACATCGCCGCCGGCTATGTCTTCATCGCCGCCTACCACTTTCGCCTGTATTGGGCCTTCGTGGGCAACGAATACGCCCGCAGCCACCACTGGCCCTGGCAGAAGGAGTTCTGGCTCGAGTTTTTCGATGTACTCCTCAGCTACCTCTTTCTGAAACATCACCACGATGAACACCTGGGCCATAACCCGGTGGCCAACCTGGCCTACTTCGGCTTTATTATGGTCGGTTCGGTCTTCATGTCGATCACCGGTCTGGCCATGTACGGCGAACTCCACCCCAACGGTCTGGTCGGCAGCGCTTTCGGCTGGGTCTTCACCCTGCTGGGGCAGAGCTTCACCGTTCACATGATGCACCGAATGATGGCATGGGGGATCGTGGCCTTTGTCATCGTCCACCTCTACCTGTCGATCCGCCACGACATGTTCGCCCGCAACGGCACCCTCTCGTCCATGGTCAGCGGTTATAAGTTTGACTGCCACGACAACGGCAACGCCTAA
- a CDS encoding nickel-dependent hydrogenase large subunit, with product MAERIVVDPVTRIEGHLRVEAKVEGGKIVDAVSAGTMIRGLEIILRDRDPRDAWALVQRICGVCTTIHALASVRSVEDALKIRIPKNAELIRNIMFTALYVHDHVVHFYHLHAPDWVDIPNALKADPAATAQLAQSISRWPKSTAGYFKDVQTKLKTFVDSGQLGIFANAYWGHPAYKLPPEANLMAVAHYLEALSWQKEIVKIHTIFGGKNPHPNYVVGGMTAPIDINSDNAVNIERFNMIGKLIDEAMEFVEQVYVPDLLAIASFYKDSAAYGGGVGNFLCYGDLPTTHINDPSGFLFPRGVILNKNLGEVLDVDPRDPEQILEYTDHSWYKNSKSGLHPWEGETNINYTGPKPPYKTLDESGAFNQAYSWLKSPRWREKSVEVGPLARMLVAYAKKDCKAHDLVKSEVDKVLGGLGVGPEALFSTLGRTAARGIETKLCATWLKQFFNELVANVKNGDQTTFNKERWEPSTWEKDCKGVGIAEAPRGALGHWSHIQNGKIANYQCVVPTTWNGSPKDHKNQRGAIEAALIGTPLAKPEEPVELLRTIHSFDPCLACAAHLTDTENQEITTIDVLR from the coding sequence ATGGCAGAACGCATCGTCGTCGACCCTGTCACACGGATTGAAGGCCACCTGCGTGTGGAAGCCAAGGTAGAGGGCGGCAAGATCGTCGACGCCGTCAGCGCCGGCACCATGATCCGCGGCCTTGAGATCATCCTGCGTGACCGCGATCCCCGGGACGCCTGGGCGCTCGTCCAGCGCATCTGCGGCGTCTGCACCACCATCCACGCCCTTGCCTCGGTGCGTTCCGTCGAGGACGCCCTCAAGATCCGCATCCCCAAAAACGCCGAACTGATCCGCAACATCATGTTTACCGCCCTTTATGTCCACGACCATGTGGTTCACTTCTATCACCTGCACGCCCCCGACTGGGTGGACATCCCGAACGCACTGAAAGCCGACCCGGCTGCCACGGCCCAACTGGCTCAGAGCATCTCCCGCTGGCCCAAGTCGACGGCCGGCTATTTCAAAGATGTGCAGACCAAGCTGAAGACTTTTGTTGACAGCGGCCAGCTGGGCATCTTCGCCAACGCCTACTGGGGCCATCCAGCCTACAAACTGCCGCCGGAAGCCAACCTGATGGCGGTCGCCCACTACCTGGAGGCCCTCTCCTGGCAGAAGGAGATCGTCAAGATCCACACCATCTTCGGCGGCAAGAACCCTCACCCCAACTATGTTGTGGGCGGCATGACCGCGCCCATCGACATCAACAGCGACAACGCCGTCAACATCGAGCGCTTCAACATGATCGGCAAGCTCATCGACGAGGCCATGGAGTTTGTCGAGCAGGTGTATGTTCCGGACCTGCTGGCCATCGCCTCCTTCTACAAGGACTCGGCGGCCTACGGCGGCGGCGTGGGCAACTTCCTCTGCTACGGCGACCTGCCCACCACCCACATCAATGACCCCTCGGGCTTCCTCTTCCCGCGCGGCGTCATCCTCAACAAAAACCTCGGCGAGGTCCTTGACGTGGATCCCCGCGATCCCGAGCAGATCCTGGAATACACGGACCACTCCTGGTACAAAAACTCCAAGAGCGGCCTGCACCCATGGGAAGGCGAGACCAACATCAACTACACCGGTCCCAAGCCGCCCTACAAGACCCTCGACGAATCGGGCGCCTTTAATCAGGCCTACTCGTGGCTCAAATCGCCGCGCTGGCGGGAAAAGTCCGTCGAAGTGGGTCCCCTGGCCCGCATGCTCGTCGCCTATGCCAAAAAGGATTGCAAGGCCCATGACCTCGTCAAGAGCGAAGTCGACAAGGTCCTCGGCGGTCTCGGCGTCGGTCCCGAAGCCCTCTTCTCCACCCTCGGCCGGACGGCGGCCCGCGGCATCGAGACGAAGCTCTGCGCCACCTGGCTGAAGCAGTTTTTCAACGAATTGGTCGCCAATGTCAAGAACGGCGATCAGACCACCTTCAACAAAGAGCGCTGGGAACCGTCGACCTGGGAGAAGGATTGCAAGGGTGTCGGCATCGCCGAAGCGCCCCGCGGCGCCCTGGGCCACTGGAGCCATATTCAAAACGGCAAAATCGCCAACTACCAGTGTGTCGTCCCGACGACTTGGAACGGCTCGCCGAAAGACCACAAAAACCAGCGCGGCGCCATCGAAGCCGCCCTTATCGGCACGCCCCTGGCCAAGCCGGAGGAACCGGTCGAACTGTTGCGGACCATTCACTCCTTCGACCCCTGTTTGGCCTGCGCCGCTCACCTGACCGACACGGAGAACCAGGAGATCACCACGATCGATGTCTTGCGGTAA
- a CDS encoding amidase domain-containing protein, with product MEERVTGNRRPRTEQRLDAVASWEQLYRTRRLQEVERVVALAMEREGRIFRRDHLESVAFVLEQASQWEQPPHIQELFDEYLHRALLMVGDSPTVAPLKTALTQHLGCAPATDSEVNALVAGYNREAAVAYANRYYKNHNPRYPDFNSRPGRGGNCANFISQCLYAGGMPWVLGPPERFTWTRYWWCKPGATDRDGDQRITLSWKVTVAFRNHWSGRVARFSTHSAAAMLNDWSRWFNRLRLGDFIQLAYANGAPYHTLILVAKVGNDIALASQSDDANDQSMRGILESVQKKGERVLVYEMGD from the coding sequence TTGGAAGAAAGGGTGACAGGCAACCGCCGGCCCAGAACAGAGCAGCGCCTCGACGCTGTCGCGTCTTGGGAACAGCTTTACCGAACGCGGCGTCTCCAGGAGGTGGAACGGGTCGTCGCCTTGGCCATGGAGCGCGAAGGGCGCATTTTTCGGCGCGACCACCTCGAGTCGGTCGCCTTTGTCCTGGAACAGGCCAGCCAGTGGGAACAGCCGCCCCACATACAGGAACTCTTTGACGAGTACCTGCACCGGGCGTTGCTGATGGTTGGCGATTCGCCCACCGTTGCCCCGTTGAAGACGGCCCTGACCCAGCACCTTGGCTGCGCCCCCGCCACCGATTCGGAAGTGAACGCCCTTGTGGCCGGCTACAACCGCGAGGCGGCCGTCGCCTATGCGAATCGCTATTACAAAAACCACAACCCCCGCTATCCCGATTTCAACAGCCGTCCCGGCCGCGGCGGCAACTGCGCCAACTTCATCTCCCAGTGCCTCTATGCCGGCGGGATGCCCTGGGTGCTCGGGCCGCCGGAGCGCTTCACCTGGACACGCTACTGGTGGTGCAAACCCGGCGCCACCGACCGCGACGGTGATCAAAGGATCACGCTGAGTTGGAAGGTGACCGTCGCCTTTCGCAACCACTGGTCCGGACGGGTGGCCCGCTTTTCCACCCACAGCGCCGCCGCCATGCTGAACGACTGGAGCCGGTGGTTCAATCGGCTGCGGCTCGGCGATTTCATTCAGTTGGCCTACGCCAACGGCGCCCCCTACCACACCCTCATCTTAGTCGCCAAGGTAGGCAACGACATCGCCCTCGCCTCCCAGAGCGATGACGCCAATGACCAGTCCATGCGCGGCATCCTGGAGAGCGTGCAGAAAAAAGGGGAGCGCGTGCTCGTGTACGAGATGGGAGACTAA